The nucleotide window CCAACCGTGGCGACATCACCGTCGACCTGTTCCCCGACCACGCGCCCAAGACGGTCGCCAACTTCGCCGAGCTGGCGGAGGGCACCCGCGAGTGGATCGACCCGCGCACCCGCGAGAAGACCACCGCCAAGCTCTACGACGGCACCGTCTTCCACCGCGTCATCGACGGGTTCATGATCCAGGGCGGTGACCCGCTGGGTCAGGGCACCGGCGGCCCCGGCTACCGCTTCGGCGACGAGTTCCACCCCGACCTGGCCTTCAACCGCCCCTACCTGCTGGCCATGGCCAACGCGGGCCCCGGCACCAACGGGTCGCAGTTCTTCATCACCGTCACCAACACCCCGCACCTGAACAACAAGCACACGATCTTCGGTGAGGTCGTCGACGAGGCCAGCAAGAAGGTCGTCGACGCCATCGCCACGACGCCCACCTCCCGCGGCGACAAGCCGGTGGACGAGGTCGTCATCACCTCCGTCGAGATCGAGCGCAGCTGAGCACGCCTGAGGGCAACGGGGGTGCCGGCGCGGGTGACCCGCAGCCGGCGCCCCCCGCCCGGACCTGCTACCGGCACCCCGACCGGCCCACCGGCGTCTCGTGCGTGCGCTGCGGCCGTCCCATCTGCCCGGAGTGCATGAACCCGGCC belongs to Modestobacter sp. L9-4 and includes:
- a CDS encoding peptidylprolyl isomerase, which translates into the protein MTEQTPAARRAVLHTNRGDITVDLFPDHAPKTVANFAELAEGTREWIDPRTREKTTAKLYDGTVFHRVIDGFMIQGGDPLGQGTGGPGYRFGDEFHPDLAFNRPYLLAMANAGPGTNGSQFFITVTNTPHLNNKHTIFGEVVDEASKKVVDAIATTPTSRGDKPVDEVVITSVEIERS